A segment of the Yersinia rochesterensis genome:
TACGCTGTTTGTGCTGCTGTTTACCCAGCTATTTCTAAACCTTGCGCATGCTTCGCCGCAGGCTCACGTCTCGGCTGAGCAAAAGAAAGGCCAAATCAGTCAGGCCAACTCTGATGACCGTAAAAAACGTAAAGCCGATAAAACAACTAAAAAAGCCAAAGTGACCAGCAATAAAACCGCCAGTAAAAATGTCACAAATAAAACAATCGCCAATAACGATAAAAAGAAAACAGCGGCTACTGCCAGCAAAGCCATTAAGAAGAAAACCCCGGAAGTCAGTAAAACTACCGGAAAAAAATCAAGCAGCAGTAAAACAATTCCGAGTAAAACAATCGCAACTAAAAAACCGCAGATTAAAACCGCAGCCAATAAAAAAGCGGCGGTGAGTAAAACAGAGAAAGTCGCTTATGGCCGCCACCGAAATAAAGCCCAAGGTAAAGCGGATGCCGAATTAGCGGCAAATAATAAGATAAAGCTCAGCCCTGCACATAAAAAGCGCTACCAGCACGCCAAACAGACTGCGATGAGTAAACTGATGAAGCAAGTCGGTAAACCTTATCGCTGGGGCGGTACCTCCCCTAATACAGGTTTTGATTGCAGCGGGCTTATTTATTACGCCTATAAAGATGTCATCAGAATAAAAATGCCGCGTACAGCGAATGAAATGTATCATTTACGCGATGCTGCGCCGGTTAAGCGCGCTGAATTAGAAAGTGGGGATTTAGTCTTCTTTAATATAGCTAATCGTGGTGTTGCTGATCATGTCGGTGTTTATTTAGGCAACGGCAAATTTATTCAGTCGCCGCGTACGGGTGAAGACATTCGTATTAGCATGCTAGATAATGACTACTGGCAAGATCATTATGTTGGCGCTCGCCGCGTCGTAACACCCAAAACTATTCGCTAATCAGAATCTATTCGCTAATAAAAACCATTCACTAATATCGAACCTGGTAGCGCTATCGGGTGCCAATAACCCAATCATCACTCCCCTTAATCGAATAACAGCAGTGAATGGTTTTTACGCAATACCACATCAAACTATATGGTTATCTCTGTCATTTCTGTTGAAAGTTGTTAAGATTAATACCCACAACAAAAATAAAACAATTACGATTTTAACCGCCCCTCACCCTGTTTTAGCGACTGCGAAAGATCGGATTTGAGGAGCAAACACCCTGAGCAACCCCGAAAGGAGAGAGCGATGTCTTTTGAATTACCGGCATTACCTTATGCACAAAATGCACTGGAACCGCACATTTCTGCTGAAACGCTGGAGTACCATTACGGCAAGCACCACAACACTTATGTGGTCAACCTCAATAATCTGATTAAGGATACTGAGTTTGCGGGTAAATCCTTGGAAGAGATTATTAAAACCTCCAGTGGCGGTGTCTTTAATAATGCAGCCCAAGTCTGGAACCACACCTTTTACTGGCACTGTTTATCACCAAATGGTGGTGGCGAACCTACTGGCAAAGTTGCCGATGCCATTAATCAATCCTTTGGTTCTTTCGCTGAATTTAAAGCACAGTTTACTGATGCGGCAGTGAAAAACTTTGGCGCAGGCTGGACGTGGCTGGTCAAAAAAGCGGATGGCACACTGGCGATTGTCAGTACCTCAAATGCGGCAACACCGCTGACGACTGCGGATAAACCACTGCTGACGGTGGATGTATGGGAGCACGCTTATTATATTGATTATCGTAATGCGCGACCAAAATATCTGGAGAACTTCTGGGCTTTAGTGAATTGGTCTTTCGTTGAGAAAAATTTAGCCTGATACCGCGCAAACAGAAAGATACACACGTGGTTATTATCAGTAGAAATAATTAAGGGCGGGTTAACCGCCCTACTAATGGCTTCATACCGGCAAGCGGTTTAATTAATTCATTACCGCCACGAAGCTAAAAACAATAATCATTGCCAGCGCACCAACAGTCGTAATCAGCGACATTTTCAGATTGGTATCCATAAAAACTCCTCAGCCGGTTAATCTTTATACTCGTCATACTTCAAGTATAGTAAGGTAAAGGCACACAATTAGTGCGTTAAATCATTTTCCCACAGTTAAGAAAAAAAATCTTGTGCTCATTACGCACTTTATAACATTGATTAACGCTTTCACTTTTCCTCCAGATCAGCCAAAATTCGCAGTTCATAACTGTATGCCGACTCATAACGTCCAATAAAACCTCTCAGACAGCCTGCTGATTCAACTTACCAGCCTACTATCGTGTTTCTGTCTGAGCGGTGTTCGAGTCATACAGGCAAACGATTAACATAATACTTACCTGCTGTAACAGGTGAGCTTAGGAGTCATTCTTTTTATGGCAACGATTAAAGATGTGGCCAAACACGCGGGTGTGTCCACCACCACCGTTTCGCACGTTATCAATAAAACTCGTTTCGTCGCCGAAAATACCAAAGCCGCTGTGTGGGCGGCCATTAAAGAGCTGCATTATTCGCCCAGTGCTGTGGCCCGCAGCTTGAAAGTTAATCACACTAAATCAATTGGTTTGTTGGCAACATCCAGTGAAGCACCCTATTTTGCTGAGGTGATCGAAGCGGTTGAAAATAGTTGTTATAGCAAAGGTTACACCCTGATTTTATGTAACTCTCATAATAATCTTGATAAACAAAAAGCCTATCTATCCATGCTGGCGCAAAAGCGTGTCGATGGATTATTGGTGATGTGTTCTGAATACCCTGAACAATTGCTGGGGATGTTAGAAGATTATCGCAATATTCCAATGGTGGTGATGGACTGGGGTACCGCCCGTGGCGATTTTACTGACTCGATTATTGATAATGCATTCGAAGGCGGCTATTTAGCTGGCCGTTATCTTATTGAGCGCGGTCATCGTGATATCGGTGCTATTCCCGGTCAGTTATCACGGAATACCGGTGGTGGTCGCCATCAGGGCTTCCTGAAAGCACTGGAAGAGGCCAATATCCCGCTACGTGACGAATGGGTGGTTCAGGGGGATTTTGAGCCAGAATCCGGTTATAAAGCTATGCACCAAATTCTGACGCAAAAACACCGCCCGACCGCCGTAT
Coding sequences within it:
- a CDS encoding C40 family peptidase, which gives rise to MRLIFTLFVLLFTQLFLNLAHASPQAHVSAEQKKGQISQANSDDRKKRKADKTTKKAKVTSNKTASKNVTNKTIANNDKKKTAATASKAIKKKTPEVSKTTGKKSSSSKTIPSKTIATKKPQIKTAANKKAAVSKTEKVAYGRHRNKAQGKADAELAANNKIKLSPAHKKRYQHAKQTAMSKLMKQVGKPYRWGGTSPNTGFDCSGLIYYAYKDVIRIKMPRTANEMYHLRDAAPVKRAELESGDLVFFNIANRGVADHVGVYLGNGKFIQSPRTGEDIRISMLDNDYWQDHYVGARRVVTPKTIR
- the purR gene encoding HTH-type transcriptional repressor PurR, with amino-acid sequence MATIKDVAKHAGVSTTTVSHVINKTRFVAENTKAAVWAAIKELHYSPSAVARSLKVNHTKSIGLLATSSEAPYFAEVIEAVENSCYSKGYTLILCNSHNNLDKQKAYLSMLAQKRVDGLLVMCSEYPEQLLGMLEDYRNIPMVVMDWGTARGDFTDSIIDNAFEGGYLAGRYLIERGHRDIGAIPGQLSRNTGGGRHQGFLKALEEANIPLRDEWVVQGDFEPESGYKAMHQILTQKHRPTAVFCGGDIMAMGAICAADELGLRVPQDISVIGYDNVRNARYFSPALTTIHQPKERLGETAFAMLLDRIVSKREDPQTIEVHPKLVERRSVADGPYRDYRR
- the sodB gene encoding superoxide dismutase [Fe]; the protein is MSFELPALPYAQNALEPHISAETLEYHYGKHHNTYVVNLNNLIKDTEFAGKSLEEIIKTSSGGVFNNAAQVWNHTFYWHCLSPNGGGEPTGKVADAINQSFGSFAEFKAQFTDAAVKNFGAGWTWLVKKADGTLAIVSTSNAATPLTTADKPLLTVDVWEHAYYIDYRNARPKYLENFWALVNWSFVEKNLA
- a CDS encoding YnhF family membrane protein, with amino-acid sequence MDTNLKMSLITTVGALAMIIVFSFVAVMN